From the Pirellulales bacterium genome, the window ACGAGGGGCCAACCAACTCCGTGTCGCTGGCCAGCCGCAATTCGCGCAGGCCGTGGCAGCTTTGATGCAGGCCGACGCGATAGGGAAATTTCCCCTCCAGCTTTTGCACGTGCAGCACGTCGGTCAAAAATTCGCACAGTTCGAATGTTTTGGCCTTCAGCTTTTGATATGCGGTTTCCAATTCTCCGCGGTCGTGAAAATATTCGTCGTAATGTTGCCGGACCATCGCCACGCAACTGCCCGAAGGGGCCACGACGTACTCAAAATCTTTGAAAATCCGCAGAAATTTTTCGGCCAGCGGTCGGGCGTCTTCCGTGCAGCCGGTGTTGGCCATCGGCTGACCGCAGCAAGTTTGCTCACGGGGAAATTCGAAAGTTACGCCGAGGCGCGACAGCAGCTCGCACGTGGCCAGCCCGACTTGCGGATAAAACTGGTCGATATAACAGGGAATGAACAGCGCAACGTGCGGCATTACGGCTTGATTTCAGCTTGTTCCAGCGTCACATTCTGCTGTTTGGCATTGTAGCCCTGATGCTGGACCAATTCAAACAGTAAATCGGCCTTTTCGCTGGGGGCGACCTGCTTTTGGAATTGTACGGTTTGGAAATCGTACAACGTTGGTTCCAATGAGCTGCGAAACACGATGTGCCCGGGATACGTGCGGCGAATTTCCACGTCGATGGGCTTGCCCGAGAAGTTGCGAATGCGCTGGTCGTAAATGCTGTGGTCGTCCCAGCCGGCGACAGAAGTGTTATCCACTTTTACCGCCTCAGCCCCGCCGATTTGCCGATACTCGTTGTGGCCGTTCAACTGCACCCAAATATTGTCGCGTGCAAAGTGCGGCTTGAGTAGTTCGAAAATCACTTCTGGATCGGGACCCAAGTTCAATTCAATTTTATCGCCAATCGGCACGTATTTAATGTGCTGCTGCGTCAGATACGTTAACCCGTCGCGGCCATTGTCGCGGAAGACCCGCACGGTGCCGTCGGGCAGCGGCGTGGCGCCGAGCTTGGAATCTTTATCGTTCGTCAGCAAAACCATTCGCACCAATTGGTCGCCATATTCCTGGGGCCGGTAGCGATATTGAATTTTGAAGGGCACGGTTTTCCCCTCGAAGCTGCGCATCCGCTTCGACCAGCCGTTGGGGATGGTTTCGGTGCCTTCGATGGTGTAGATGAAGTACTCGCTGAGTCCTTCTTTGATGATCTCTTTCTGTTTACCGTCAAAATTCCCGCCAATGCCAGCGACCGCACTCATATCGCTTAATGCCCCTTTGCTCATTGCGTTTTGTGCCACTTCGCGGCGTATGCCCAGCATCGTTGCTTCAGGCAAATTTTTCACCTTATCCATCGGTACCTGCGCCAACTGGGCGATTTTTTCCACCAGGTTGATATTGCCGACCACCAGCCGCACCTGGGCGGCTTCATAATCTTCGCCGCTGTTGTTGGTCACGCGCACAAAGCCTTCCAAGCCCAGTTGCTGTTCGTCCTTGTCGGCCAGGCACAGGTAATCGGCCGCCCAGGTGATGCCACTGGTGAAATACGTGATTTGAATTGTGACTTCGCCATCGATGTCGCTGCTGACGTTCCAATACAGCTTTTGGGGCTTGTCGTGTGGAAAGGTGGTGTCGAGCACGTCGAGCTTGTCGGCATGTGTCAGAAACTTCAGTTCCACGCTGCTGGGGTCGATCAGCGTGTTGGCCCAGGAAAACTCCAGCGGATTTACACCCTTTTTGAACGTGACTGTGCGTGTTTCGCGCACCAGCGTCAGGTCTTCGCTGTTGTAAATGGTCAGTTGCAACGAATCGCGCTTGGGAACGGTCGACAAGTCGACGTTGCCGGCCGAGGCAATTGCTACGCTCCAGACCATGCCGAGAATCAATGCCGCCGCAATATATAACGTTTTCATATGTGATTGTTCGCTTTCAATGGGGCCGCTGGAAATTGTGAAGGGGTTTACCATTCGTTCTTCAGTATCACATCTAATTTCTGAACGCTTTTCTCCGCTTTGCCGTCGGCCGAGCGCGCCGGCAGCTTCACGTGGAACATGACCCGATCGAACGTGGTGTGTTCCTTGTCCGGGCCGCCGTCGAACGTGGTTTGGCTGCCTAATTGCCATTGCACGTCGCGGTCGCTGTCGCCACCACCGGCTTCGCGCCGTAAGTAGCGCATGTCTTCGACCACATCCAGCGTTACGGGCTGATCTTTGAAGTTTTCGATCTCGTACTTGATGACGACTTCTTCATCGTGCAAGTTGCCACTAATTTGCTTCCGCTCGTTTTTTTCCTGCGTGCGTTTGACGACAATATCTTGCGCCACGCCCAAATAGAGTTTCATCTCGTCATCGATGGGCGTGAATTGCCCCCAATCTTCGCCGAGAAACGCGGTGGAGGATTCTTTGTGATCGCCGCCGCCTTCAATAAAAATCCGCACCTTGCCGTATTCCAGCGGGGCCACGCCCAGGTGATCGGTTTTGTCGTTTTTGAGCACGTAGTGCATGGGCACGCGGAGCTTGTTTTGGGCGCGGTCTAAATAATCGTATTCCGCCGGGTTGCAGGTGTAGGTTTTGCGAATGGGGACGGAATCGAACTTTTCGACCAGCATTTCCTTGGTTTCGTTATTGCCGATGGGTTTCAAAAACCGCGGACCAAAGCCGGCCCACAAACCGGTGCTGCCGAACTCTTCGTTGGCGGAATTTTGCAGCCGCATGTATTCCGACAGTGCCAGCGTGGCTTCGTCGTGACTGGCCACGGCCCGATAGTTAAAGCTCTTCGTTAAATTGCCCAGCACATAGCTGATGCGCACTCGAGCCGAGCCGGAATCGGCGGCCCCCACACTCCACACCAGCGCCGCTTCGTTGGGCGGATAGCTGACCGAAAGGACTTTCACCTCCGGCGGCTTGCTGTTGGCGTCGTCTTGATTTGCCACCGGCGCCACCACGCGGAACACAATGCTGTCGGGATCGATTTGCGTATTGGCCCAGGAAAAATCGACCTGATTTTCTCCCTTCACCAGCGGGACAATTCGTTCTTCTTCCACGAGCGTGGCATTGGGATTATCGAGTTGAATTTCCACGCGCTCCCGCACCGGCAGAGTGATTAGCTTAATCCGCGCTTGGGCAACGCAGGGGACAAAGATCAACGTCGCTACAGAAACAACCAGCGCCGCCGTCATAGGCGCGCACCGTGAGATAGAAAAATAGCCAGGCATATTGATGACTCCCAGGAAGACGCTGCTTAAAACAGGCCCGCAGTTACATGCGGTTCGTCAAATTCGACGCTGCCAGCGCGCCAAAAGTTCCAGAAATTGATTTTCCGGCGGATAATGCGGGCATTCTTGCCGCCAGAGGGCATTGCTAGACAGGGCCGTGCCAACCAGATACCTTAAATAGCGCCGGGCTTGGTGTTACTTCTGTGTCCTCGCTAGGGGATTTCTATGGAAGCGACGTTTACGCTGACCGTTAACGGCCGCAAGCGCTCGGTTACTACTGATCCTGAGCGGCCCCTGTTAGATGTGCTGCGGGAAGATTTTGAACTGACCGGCACCAAATACGGCTGTGGCGAAGCCCGGTGCGGCGCGTGCAGTGTGCTGTTGGATGGCAAGCGGGTGTTTTCTTGTCGCACGCCGATTGAAAGCGTTGCGGACAAAACCGTCCAAACCATCGAAGGACTGGCCGAGGGGGACAAGCTGCATCCCGTGCAAGAAGCGTTTTTGGAAGAAAACGCTTTTCAGTGTGCTTATTGCACATCGGGCATGATCATGGCGGCCGTGGCGCTGTTGAACGACAAACCGCATCCCACCGAAGCGGAAATTGTCGCCGGCATGAACCGTAATATTTGCCGCTGTTGCAGCTATCCAAAAATCAGCAATGCCGTCCGCCGCGCCGCCAAAAACACCACGCTGGCAGGGAGGAGCCAATCATGAGCACCGTCACCCTGCGGAAAAATAAAACAGGCTACGCTGCTCATCATGAAGCACAGCAGCCCCGGTCCAACCCTCTCCCACAGGGCGAGGGAATGAACAACGGCGATGGCCTCTTCATCCAGGCAGTCCCCGATCCGGTGGCGCTGGCATACGACGAACCGGTCGATCGCATCCAATTCAACTTCGGCATCAATCGCCGCCGCGTGTTGCAAACCCTCGGCGCCGGCTTGCTCATCGCGGTGACCGAGCCTCTCTGGGCGCAGGAAAACGAAGAAGATGCTCTCCGCCGCGAAGCCACCCAGCGCAAAGCAGGCGGGAAAGGCGGAGGCCGCGGTGGCGCTCCGGCCAAAGTTTCAGCCCGGCTGCACATTGGTAACGAAGGCACGGTCACCCTGCTCACCGGCAAAGTCGAATGCGGCCAAGGGTCGCGCACCGAATTCGCCGAAGCCGCCGCCGAAGAGTTGCGCCTGCCCGTTTCCGCAATCACGCTGATCATGGCCGACACGGCGCTGGTGCCGAACGATGGCTTAACCGCCGGCAGTGGTTCCACGCCCAACACGGTGCCGGCCATTCGCCGCGCATGCGCCGCGGCCCGGCAAATGCTCGTCGATGCCGCCTGCAAAGAACTCGGCGTCGATAATTCCGCTGTCGAGCTCCGCGACGGCAAAGTCATTCACACTGCCACCAAGCGTGAATTCGCCTATGCCGATTTGGCCTCGTCCGAATCCACCGCCAAAGCGTTCAGCGAAAATCTTCCCGACCACGTCGATTTTACGCCCGTCAAAAATTGGAAAGTGATGGGCGTTCCCACGCCGCGTCCCAACCGGCAGGAACTGGTAACCGGCGAGCATCAATATCCGTCCGACATCCGCCGCCCCGGCATGATGTACGGCAAAGTTCTCCGCCCGCCCACGTTCGGCTTGCAATCGAAAGGTGCGAAGCTGATCTCCGTTGACGTCAGCCCCGCCCAGGCAATGGAAGGCGTCGTGGTGGTGAAAGACGGCGACTTTGTCGGCGTCGCCGCGCCCACGACCTATCAGGCCACGCAAGCCATCGAAGCCATCGCCCCCACCGCCCAGTGGGAACATCCTTCGCATCCCGACAGCGACCAACTCTTCGAGCATTTGGAAAAAACCGCTCGCGGCGGCGTGCCCGAAAATCCCAATGCCGACGTGGTCGCCGCAGCAGCGAAAACGGTGAAGCAAGATTATCACGTCGCCTACATTCAGCATTCGCCCATGGAGCCGCGCTCGCAAGTCGCCGAGTGGGAAGACGACAAGCTGAGGGTGTGGACCGCTTCGCAAAATCCGTTTGGCGTGCGCGGCGAGTTAGCCCTGGCCTTTCACATTCCGCAAGAAGGCGTGCGCGTAATCGTGCCCGACTTTGGCGGCGGCTTCGGCGGCAAGCATTCCGGCGAAAGCGCCATTGAAGCAGCCCGCCTCGCCAAACAGGCCGGCAAGCCCGTGTTGCTACATTGGACCCGCGCCGAAGAATTCACCTGGGCGTACTTTCGCGCCGCGGCGCTGGTGAAAACCGAAGCCAGCCTCGATGCCGACGGCAACATTACCAGTTGGTATTTTGTGAACATCAATCCGCCGGAGCGATCGGCCGTTGATCCGCCCTACCGCGTCGGCAAAAAATTCGCGCAAATGCAGGCGGCCGCTGCACCGCTGCGGCACGGCAGTTACCGCGCGCTTAGCGCCACCGGCAACACGTTCGCCCGCGAAAGCTTCATGGACGAGTTGGCCGATGCCGCGGGTAAAGATCCGTTGGAGTTTCGGCTGGCGCATTTGGGCGATCCGCGTTTGCGCGAAGTTCTGCAAACCGCCGCCCAGCGATTCAATTGGACCGACAGCCGCAGCAAAAAAGCCGAAAATGTCGGCGTCGGCCTGGCTTGCGGGAGCGATAAAAACTCCGTCGTCGCCGCCTGCGCCGAAGTGGAAGTCGACCCTAAAAGTGGAGAAATTTCCGTCCGCCGGGTGTGCGAAGTGTTTGAAGCCGGCGCCATCATCAATCCTGAAAATTTGCGCACCCAGGTCATGGGCGGCGTCATCATGGGTATTGGCGCCGCCTTGCGCGAGGAGATGAAATTCGCCGGCGGCAAAATGCTCAATGCAGCCTTCTCCAAGTACTTGGTGCCGCGGTTTGACGACGTGCCGGAATTGGACATTCACTTGCTCAATAAGCCGTTCGACCGGCCCGAAGCGCCTTCCGCCGGCGCGGGCGAAACGCCCATCATCGCCATTGCCCCGGCCATTGCCAACGCCGTGTTCCACGCCACCGGCCAACGCATTCGCCAAATGCCGATAAAACTCGCCGCCCAAGCGTGATGGTAGTCTCGATTGAATTGACCGCAGAGGACGCGGAGGGCGCAGAGGAAATGCAAACAGAAACGAAGGATATCAATGCAGTCAGTGGCATGATTATTGATGCGGCGATGAAAGTTCATTCACGACTCGGTCCAGGACTTCTTGAGTCGGCCTATGAAGCGTGCTTGAGGTTTGAGTTAAGTCGTCGTGGCTTGAAAGTTGAATCGCAAGTTCCGTTGCCGATTGAATATGATGGTATCACCATCGAAGTTGGCTATCGGCTCGATCTTGTAGTGGAAAAGCAAGTGATTGTTGAGCTAAAAGCAGTTGAGGAATTGCATCCAATTCATCAAGCTCAACTGCTTTCCTATCTCAAGCTCAGCGACATGAAAGTAGGACTGCTAATCAACTTTCATGCCTTACATCTCAAAGACGGAATCAAACGATTGGTGAATAATTTCTAAAATTTCTGTCTGTTTTCCTCTGTGTTCCTCCGCGCTCTCTGCGGTTAAAAAATGCCCGTGAATATCGCTGCGATTATCTTGGCTGCCGGACGTTCGTGCCGGATGGGAACACAAAAGCTGTTGCTCCCGTTGGGGGGCCAAACCGTGATTGAGAACATTGTCGACCGCATTTTGGCCGGCGGCGTCCGGCAGCTTGTGGTCGTGGTCGGGCCGCAAGGCAGCACCGATAGCATGGCCATTACGGAAGCGCTGGCCGATCGACCGCTGGCCATCGTTCATAATTCAGACCCCCAGGGAGAGATGCTCAGTTCTGTCCGCTGCGGGGTACACGCGTTGCCGCCGGATTGCGAGGCGGCGATGGTCGTGCTCGGAGATCAGCCCTCCATCACCTCCGCGCTGGTGAAGCAGGTGGTCGCGGCACATCGCAGCCAAAACTGCGGCATCGTATTGCCTATCTGTGGCGGAAAGCGGGGGCACCCGACGATCATTTCAGCCCGCTATTTCGGCGAAATCCTTACCCGCCACGACGGAGTCGGACTCCGCGGACTGTTGGAAGCTCATGCGGAAGATATTTTCGAACTGGTAATGACCGATCCGCTGCTGCTCGCTGACATGGACCATCCGGCAGACTACCAGCGTCATTTGTCCGCCATGTCCAAATCGCTGCCGAATAAGGGTTCCAGCGGATAAAAATGCTAGCTGCTGGCGCTGCTTTCGAGTTCTGAGCAACCTAGCGAAACCGCGATGTCTGTTTGAACTTTGCCGATCGCGGTGATTTTGCGTTTTTGCAAAAGTCTGCGGCATGGCACGCCGATACCAAGTCTGCCATTTGTACCGGCACGTAGCGCGCTTCGGCGCGCGTGTGCTAGCAGCAATTGGTCCCGGGGGGGGAATGACGTGGATCGCATCAGCGATTTTCGACGGTCACCAGCGCCTGACGCTGCGGACCGTCGCCCAGCAGACTCCCACGGGGGATGTGAAAGCAATGAACTACCGCATCCGATTCAGCCGGCGATTATTGGTGTCGGCCTGCTTATTAGTCCTGGCAGCGTGTGCCACGGGCTGCTCGCCTACGCAACCGTTCTACTTCTGCGAGGACGGAGATTTGTCGCACTATGTGGGCATGGCGACGAACATCGAGTATCCGGACACCAAGACGTGCAGCATTCAGGAAGTGAACGATCCGCCGGCGCCGCTGACGGTGAGCAATCCCAAGCCGGAAGAAATGTGGGATCTGAGTTTGGAAGATGCGGTCAAAATTGCACTGGAAAACGGCAAAGTAATGCGCTCGCTGGGTGTGCGCCTGTTTATTCAGCCCAATACCGCCCGCACCCAGGTCACGCAAACGCCGGAAGTGTTGCTGACGCAATCGCCGAGCGTGATGACGGTTTACGAGCCGGCATTGTTCGAAACCGACCCGATCTTCGGCGTGGAAGGCGCGTTGTCGGCGTTCGACGCCCAATTACAGGCCAGCGCCGTGTGGGATAAGCACGACGAGCCGCAAAATTTGAATCCGAATTTAATCGCGCAGTTTCCGGACAACGTGTTTCAGGGCGACACCGGCACGTTCCAAACCGGCATCACCAAAACGACTGCCACCGGCGCTGAAGTTAGCGCATTCAGCAACACCATTTACAACGACAGCAACAACACGTTCCAGCAAACCAGCAGCGACTGGACGCAAAACTTCGAATTGGGCATCAAGCAACCTTTGTTGCAAGGCGCCGGCAGCTTGTACAACCGCATTGCCGGTCCGTACGATCCGCTGCGCGGCGTGGGCACTTATTTGCAGTACGACGGCGTGATTATTGCCCGCATCCGCACCGATATTCGCCTGGCCGATTTTGAAGCGGGCGTGCGAAATTTCGTGGAAGATGTCGAAAACGCGTATTGGGAATTGTATTTTGCCTATCGCAACTTGGAAGCCACCAAGGGGGGCCGCGATGCCGCCTTGCAAACCTGGAAAGAAGTGCATGCCAAATACGAAGTGGGCGCCCGCGGCGGCGAAGCCGACAAGGAAGCCCAATCTCGCGCTCAATACTTCCTGTTCCGCGCTTCGTTGGAAACGGCCCTGAACGACCTATACCGTGCCGAAAACCGGCTGCGGTACATGATGGGCTTGGCGGCCACCGACGGTCGACTGATCCGCCCCGCGGACGAACCGACCGACGCCAAAGTGGTGTTCGACTGGTCCGAAGTGCATGCCGAAGGATTGTGCCGCTCCGTTGAACTCCGCCAAGAAAAGTGGCGCATCAAGCAGATGGAAATGCAGTTGATCGCCTCTAAAAACCTCTTATTGCCGCGTTTGGATGTCGGTGGCAAGTACCGCTTCTTGGGTGTTGGCCAGGATTTGATCGAGCAACCCGGCACGCCGTTTAATGGCAACATTGCCGGCACCGACGCCTTTTCCACCTTGGCCAGCGGGAATTATCAGGAATGGGAGCTCAGCGCCGAGTTCAGCATGCCCATTGGCTTCCGCCAGCCGCTGGCCGCGGTGCGCAATGCCCAATTGCAGTTGGCCCGCGAACGCTCCATTCTGCAAGACCAGGAGCTTGAATTATCGCACCAATTGGCTGACGCCATGCGCGACGTCGACACCAATTACGTATTGTCGCAAACGAACTTCAATCGCCGAGTGGCGGCCCAACAGCAGGTAGAAGCGGTCAAAGCCGCCTACGACGCCGGCACCGTCACCCTCGACTTGTTGCTGGAAGCCCAGCGCAACCAGGCCGATGCCGAAGCGGCCTACTATCGCTCACTGACCGATTACAACAAAGCCATTATGTTGGTTCACTACCGCAAAGGCTCGCTATTGGAGTACAATGGCGTCTACCTGGCGGAAGGACCTTGGCCGGCCAAGGCATATTTCGATGCCAAACGCCGTGCCCGGGCTCGTGACGCCGGAATGTACATGGACTATGGATTTTCGCGCCCGGCCGTGTTCAGCGAAGGGCCGTTCCCACAGTTCCAAAATTCCGACGGCACCGCCGGTTATGTGGGCGGGCAGCCGGTTGAAGCATCGGGCGAGCAAATATCGACGCCGGCACCTCAACAAGGAGTCATGCCGAACAACAAACAGGAATTGCCGGCGCCGATGCCCGGTCCCGCGGCCACCAGGCCCGGTTCCCGACTATCGCCGGTCAGTAATGGTACTTCGCCGAGTAAAGCGGCCGCGCCGGGTGTGGCGACTGCACAACCGGTGGGGCAACGCAGTTCGCTGAGGATCAGCAGCGTTTCGCCCAGCAGTAGTTCGAACAATTCAGTCGCGGTCGCCCCTTCGAAGGCTGCTGCCGCAACAACGAACACGACAAACAGTGTCATAGCAGATAACCATGTACGACAGGCCAGCGCCCAAACGCCGTTCGATTGGGGCGATTTGTCGCTGAATTCCCCGACCGACAAGGCGGCCGATCAACCTTCCAGTTCTGCCAGCAACAATTCCAGCGTCGACGGATGGAAGTCGACCGGTTCTGATGAATCTGACCCGTCTCAACCGACTGCTTCGGATGATCGGCCTACTTCAGGCTGGAAAAGGTCACAACGTTGAGTCGCTGGCGGCCCACTGCAATATCAGCCGGCGGACGGTGTTTCGCGATCTGGAAGTGTTGCGTCGCGCCGACGTGCCGCTGAAACACGATGACGAATTTCAGGTTTATCATCTCGACGACACGTACTTCCTGCCCCCCACCAAATTTACCGCCAGCGAGGCCTTGGCCGTGCTGGTGTTGTGTCACGAGTTGGGGGATGTCCGGCAAATGCCCTTCTTGGCTCCGGCCCGAACCGCTGCGTTAAAGCTGGAAAGCAGTTTGCCCGCTGCACTCCGCAGGCAACTTCGCGGCATGGCCGACGCGATCCAAATCCGCCTGCACCAACCCAGCCCGCTGGGCGATAAGTCTCACATTTATCAAGAATTGGTGGAATCGATTTCCGAGCGCCGCTGCGTGCGCATTGATTACGACGATTTATCGGCTCGCACCGTCATCAAAACCCGGCTTTCACCCTACCGATTGTTGTTCACCAAGCACAGTTGGTACGTGATCGGGCGGTCGAGCATTCATCGCTCGGTGCGGACCTTCAATGTGACGCGCATCCGTCGACTGGAACCGACCGAAGATCGTTACCAAATTCCCCGCAATTTTTCGTTGGAGCGCTATTTAGGCAACGCCTGGCACTTGATTGGCGATCCTGGTCCCGATTATGAAGTGAGCGTGCGATTTTCCCAAAAAGTGGCCCGCAACGTGGCCGAAGTCAATTGGCACAAATCGCAAGCCGTCAAATGGAACGAAGACGGCACGCTCGATTTTTCCGCCACCGTGAAAGGATTGACCGAAATCTCCTGGTGGGTTTTGGGCTATGGCGACCAAGCCAAGGTCTTAGGGCCGCCGCAATTGCAAAAGTTGATCGTAAACCATGCGAAACGCATGTTGCAATTGTACGATTGGGGATGACAAACCGTCGGAAACGTCCACCAATTCATACGTCATTCGAGCTTGGACATTCGTCACTCAGCCTATTATGTTTTTCAGCTTCGACGGCATCGACGGCGGCGGCAAATCGACGCAAATCGCATTGTTCTGCGATTGGCTGCGCGAGGGTGGACACACCGTGGTTGCCTGTCGCGATCCGGGCGGCACGCCACTGGGCGAGGCAGTTCGCAATCTGCTGCTCGATCGGCAGGACCTGGCCATCAGCCGTATGAGCGAAATGCTGTTGTACATGGCGGCCCGCGCCCAATTGGTGGAACACGTGATCCAGCCGGCATTGGCCGCCGGGAGCATCGTGGTGTCCGACAGATTTCTTTTGGCCAATGTGGTCTATCAGGGTCATGCCGGCGGACTCGATGTGCAGCAGCTCTGGGAGATCGGCCAATTCATTACCCTGGGAATTGAACCGGACCTTACGTTTTTGCTCGATATGCCGCCGGCCGCGGCGCAGCTTCGCATCCAGCGCCAACTAGACCGCATGGAGCAGCACGGCGACGATTTCCGCCAGCGGCTCCGCACCGGCTTTTTGGCCGAAGCCGCTCGCCGGCCGGATCGGATTGTCGTCATCGATGCCAACCGGACCGTCGAGCAAGTTCAGGGGGACATTCGCACGGCCGCGCAAAAGATCCTGGGATGAGTGCTGATCGTGAGAGGTAATTCTGCTAAACCGCAAGCGGTTGGAAACTTTTAGTAAATTCGCTACCTTGTTTTCTGAAACCTGTCGCTCTCGTCTGCTTTCCGTATTCTGACTACCGACCACTGGCCA encodes:
- a CDS encoding (Fe-S)-binding protein, whose translation is MPHVALFIPCYIDQFYPQVGLATCELLSRLGVTFEFPREQTCCGQPMANTGCTEDARPLAEKFLRIFKDFEYVVAPSGSCVAMVRQHYDEYFHDRGELETAYQKLKAKTFELCEFLTDVLHVQKLEGKFPYRVGLHQSCHGLRELRLASDTELVGPSYNKARSLLEMIDGVQLVQLQRPDECCGFGGTFAVNEEAVSCMMGEDRIYDHEQAGTQVLTANDMSCLMHLEGLIRRQKKPIRVMHIAEILAGNSV
- a CDS encoding (2Fe-2S)-binding protein → MEATFTLTVNGRKRSVTTDPERPLLDVLREDFELTGTKYGCGEARCGACSVLLDGKRVFSCRTPIESVADKTVQTIEGLAEGDKLHPVQEAFLEENAFQCAYCTSGMIMAAVALLNDKPHPTEAEIVAGMNRNICRCCSYPKISNAVRRAAKNTTLAGRSQS
- the tmk gene encoding dTMP kinase, with protein sequence MFFSFDGIDGGGKSTQIALFCDWLREGGHTVVACRDPGGTPLGEAVRNLLLDRQDLAISRMSEMLLYMAARAQLVEHVIQPALAAGSIVVSDRFLLANVVYQGHAGGLDVQQLWEIGQFITLGIEPDLTFLLDMPPAAAQLRIQRQLDRMEQHGDDFRQRLRTGFLAEAARRPDRIVVIDANRTVEQVQGDIRTAAQKILG
- a CDS encoding nucleotidyltransferase family protein codes for the protein MPVNIAAIILAAGRSCRMGTQKLLLPLGGQTVIENIVDRILAGGVRQLVVVVGPQGSTDSMAITEALADRPLAIVHNSDPQGEMLSSVRCGVHALPPDCEAAMVVLGDQPSITSALVKQVVAAHRSQNCGIVLPICGGKRGHPTIISARYFGEILTRHDGVGLRGLLEAHAEDIFELVMTDPLLLADMDHPADYQRHLSAMSKSLPNKGSSG
- a CDS encoding GxxExxY protein: MVVSIELTAEDAEGAEEMQTETKDINAVSGMIIDAAMKVHSRLGPGLLESAYEACLRFELSRRGLKVESQVPLPIEYDGITIEVGYRLDLVVEKQVIVELKAVEELHPIHQAQLLSYLKLSDMKVGLLINFHALHLKDGIKRLVNNF
- a CDS encoding TolC family protein; the protein is MARRYQVCHLYRHVARFGARVLAAIGPGGGMTWIASAIFDGHQRLTLRTVAQQTPTGDVKAMNYRIRFSRRLLVSACLLVLAACATGCSPTQPFYFCEDGDLSHYVGMATNIEYPDTKTCSIQEVNDPPAPLTVSNPKPEEMWDLSLEDAVKIALENGKVMRSLGVRLFIQPNTARTQVTQTPEVLLTQSPSVMTVYEPALFETDPIFGVEGALSAFDAQLQASAVWDKHDEPQNLNPNLIAQFPDNVFQGDTGTFQTGITKTTATGAEVSAFSNTIYNDSNNTFQQTSSDWTQNFELGIKQPLLQGAGSLYNRIAGPYDPLRGVGTYLQYDGVIIARIRTDIRLADFEAGVRNFVEDVENAYWELYFAYRNLEATKGGRDAALQTWKEVHAKYEVGARGGEADKEAQSRAQYFLFRASLETALNDLYRAENRLRYMMGLAATDGRLIRPADEPTDAKVVFDWSEVHAEGLCRSVELRQEKWRIKQMEMQLIASKNLLLPRLDVGGKYRFLGVGQDLIEQPGTPFNGNIAGTDAFSTLASGNYQEWELSAEFSMPIGFRQPLAAVRNAQLQLARERSILQDQELELSHQLADAMRDVDTNYVLSQTNFNRRVAAQQQVEAVKAAYDAGTVTLDLLLEAQRNQADAEAAYYRSLTDYNKAIMLVHYRKGSLLEYNGVYLAEGPWPAKAYFDAKRRARARDAGMYMDYGFSRPAVFSEGPFPQFQNSDGTAGYVGGQPVEASGEQISTPAPQQGVMPNNKQELPAPMPGPAATRPGSRLSPVSNGTSPSKAAAPGVATAQPVGQRSSLRISSVSPSSSSNNSVAVAPSKAAAATTNTTNSVIADNHVRQASAQTPFDWGDLSLNSPTDKAADQPSSSASNNSSVDGWKSTGSDESDPSQPTASDDRPTSGWKRSQR
- a CDS encoding molybdopterin cofactor-binding domain-containing protein, whose product is MSTVTLRKNKTGYAAHHEAQQPRSNPLPQGEGMNNGDGLFIQAVPDPVALAYDEPVDRIQFNFGINRRRVLQTLGAGLLIAVTEPLWAQENEEDALRREATQRKAGGKGGGRGGAPAKVSARLHIGNEGTVTLLTGKVECGQGSRTEFAEAAAEELRLPVSAITLIMADTALVPNDGLTAGSGSTPNTVPAIRRACAAARQMLVDAACKELGVDNSAVELRDGKVIHTATKREFAYADLASSESTAKAFSENLPDHVDFTPVKNWKVMGVPTPRPNRQELVTGEHQYPSDIRRPGMMYGKVLRPPTFGLQSKGAKLISVDVSPAQAMEGVVVVKDGDFVGVAAPTTYQATQAIEAIAPTAQWEHPSHPDSDQLFEHLEKTARGGVPENPNADVVAAAAKTVKQDYHVAYIQHSPMEPRSQVAEWEDDKLRVWTASQNPFGVRGELALAFHIPQEGVRVIVPDFGGGFGGKHSGESAIEAARLAKQAGKPVLLHWTRAEEFTWAYFRAAALVKTEASLDADGNITSWYFVNINPPERSAVDPPYRVGKKFAQMQAAAAPLRHGSYRALSATGNTFARESFMDELADAAGKDPLEFRLAHLGDPRLREVLQTAAQRFNWTDSRSKKAENVGVGLACGSDKNSVVAACAEVEVDPKSGEISVRRVCEVFEAGAIINPENLRTQVMGGVIMGIGAALREEMKFAGGKMLNAAFSKYLVPRFDDVPELDIHLLNKPFDRPEAPSAGAGETPIIAIAPAIANAVFHATGQRIRQMPIKLAAQA
- a CDS encoding WYL domain-containing protein, whose product is MIGLLQAGKGHNVESLAAHCNISRRTVFRDLEVLRRADVPLKHDDEFQVYHLDDTYFLPPTKFTASEALAVLVLCHELGDVRQMPFLAPARTAALKLESSLPAALRRQLRGMADAIQIRLHQPSPLGDKSHIYQELVESISERRCVRIDYDDLSARTVIKTRLSPYRLLFTKHSWYVIGRSSIHRSVRTFNVTRIRRLEPTEDRYQIPRNFSLERYLGNAWHLIGDPGPDYEVSVRFSQKVARNVAEVNWHKSQAVKWNEDGTLDFSATVKGLTEISWWVLGYGDQAKVLGPPQLQKLIVNHAKRMLQLYDWG